A window from Leuconostoc mesenteroides subsp. mesenteroides encodes these proteins:
- a CDS encoding proline--tRNA ligase: MKQSKLLMPTMRDIPAEAEVKSHQLLLKAGYIRPIAAGMFSYLPLAKRVLNKIETIIREEMDKIDANEMLVPEVLPAELWQRSGRYETYGPALYKFKNRQDRDFILGPTHEETFTQLIADEIKSYKKLPLTVYQIQAKFRDENRPRFGLLRTREFIMKDAYSFSADQDGLDEAFHNMEEAYTNIFDRLGLEYRAIVGDAGAMGGSDSKEFSAPAAAGEDTIAYSDATDYAANLEMAKDFYERQVATAEQLALERISTPNEKTIDDIATFLNKPKNELVKTIMFVADDELVAVVTTGDFEVNEVKVQNYLNADSFAMAEEADVRKAVGAGFGSLGPVALPEEVKLLVDERAADLANFAAGANEDGMHYVNINWNRDVDLPAENVGDFRTVREGDLAIDGKGKLQFTSGIEIGHIFKLGTRYSKALGAQVLDNNGRQTDVIMGSYGIGVSRLLSAIAEQKADEDGLVWPASVAPFDIHIVPINIKDEDQSRVAEQLETLLVAQGMEVLVDDRKERAGVKFADADLIGLPIRITVGKKANEDVVEVKVRASNTNIEMRVSEVVDSVSVLLNASEK, encoded by the coding sequence ATGAAACAGTCGAAATTATTAATGCCAACAATGCGGGATATCCCAGCAGAGGCTGAAGTAAAAAGCCATCAGCTTTTGCTAAAAGCAGGGTATATTCGCCCAATTGCAGCAGGAATGTTTTCCTATTTACCATTAGCAAAACGTGTTTTAAATAAAATTGAAACAATTATTCGTGAAGAGATGGATAAAATTGATGCCAATGAAATGTTGGTGCCTGAAGTCTTGCCTGCCGAGTTATGGCAACGTTCTGGACGTTATGAAACATACGGACCAGCTTTGTATAAGTTTAAAAATCGACAAGATCGTGATTTCATTTTAGGCCCTACGCACGAAGAAACTTTTACGCAATTAATTGCTGATGAAATTAAGTCATACAAGAAATTACCGTTGACTGTTTATCAAATTCAGGCAAAATTCCGTGATGAAAACCGACCACGTTTCGGTTTATTGCGTACACGTGAATTTATTATGAAAGATGCTTACTCATTTAGTGCTGATCAAGATGGCTTGGATGAAGCATTTCATAATATGGAAGAAGCCTACACTAACATATTTGATCGGCTAGGACTCGAATATCGCGCAATAGTTGGTGATGCTGGTGCTATGGGTGGATCGGATTCCAAAGAATTCTCGGCACCCGCTGCAGCCGGGGAAGATACGATTGCTTATTCTGATGCAACAGATTATGCGGCTAATCTTGAAATGGCTAAAGACTTTTATGAACGTCAAGTTGCAACAGCTGAGCAATTGGCACTTGAAAGAATTTCAACTCCGAACGAAAAGACAATTGATGATATTGCAACATTTTTGAATAAGCCAAAAAATGAATTAGTTAAAACGATTATGTTTGTTGCAGACGACGAACTAGTGGCTGTTGTGACAACTGGTGATTTCGAGGTCAATGAAGTCAAAGTTCAAAATTATCTAAATGCTGATTCGTTTGCAATGGCTGAAGAAGCGGATGTTCGCAAAGCGGTCGGTGCAGGATTTGGTTCATTGGGACCTGTTGCATTGCCGGAAGAAGTTAAGCTTCTAGTTGATGAGAGAGCTGCTGATTTAGCTAATTTCGCTGCTGGTGCTAATGAAGATGGAATGCATTATGTCAACATTAACTGGAATCGCGATGTTGACTTACCCGCAGAAAATGTTGGTGATTTCCGCACAGTACGTGAGGGTGATTTAGCTATAGACGGTAAGGGTAAATTACAGTTTACTTCAGGTATTGAAATTGGTCACATTTTTAAACTTGGTACACGATACTCAAAAGCCTTAGGTGCACAGGTGCTGGATAATAATGGACGACAAACAGATGTTATTATGGGATCGTATGGTATCGGTGTGTCACGTTTGTTGAGTGCTATCGCAGAGCAAAAAGCTGATGAAGATGGTCTAGTTTGGCCTGCTAGCGTAGCACCATTTGACATTCATATTGTACCAATTAACATCAAGGATGAAGACCAATCTCGTGTGGCCGAACAGTTAGAGACATTGTTGGTAGCACAAGGCATGGAAGTGCTAGTTGATGACCGCAAAGAGCGCGCCGGAGTGAAGTTTGCTGATGCAGACTTGATTGGACTACCAATCCGTATTACAGTCGGAAAAAAGGCTAACGAAGATGTCGTAGAAGTTAAAGTTCGAGCAAGTAACACAAATATTGAGATGCGAGTTAGCGAAGTTGTAGATTCTGTCTCAGTACTGCTAAATGCGTCAGAAAAATAA
- a CDS encoding PolC-type DNA polymerase III, whose amino-acid sequence MKLTQQEQLQHLLTHIQLPEEIHHYFDDGCLSQVDVSVSQKMWLFHVEIGQILPVNVYMQFQQYLRNAFTSIALVQLKITTPVQQVNEEVVNSYWHLALQESILNHATTQQLASNTVLKTIATNHFGVAVGASILYRALTAEAINSITTVYYSFGLPKVKLTPQLDEQLEQEIQENVAQHHAKAREDLQKAIVANEQSKPKVSSEGVALALGRKIPADAEITRLDSIDGEENRVVVEGYIFAEEIRELRSGRKLLTLKLTDYSSSISAKKFSNNENDEAVFDGLKSGLWVRLSGNIQEDQYARELVMNIYDLQVVDHANRQEDYQGEEKHIELHAHTNMSAMDAVTDFSGVAKLAKSWGQTALAVTDTGNVQGFPEASAAGAKNGLKMIYGMEANLVEDGEPIGFNLDQTELLNKDTIFVAFDLETTGLSAVTDRIIELSAVKMQLGNVIDKFSEYINPGFPLSEFTTKLTSITDAMVANSDTEENIIKRFREWSGNAVLVGHNVTFDVGFMNAAYTRYNQPIITNAIIDTLPFTRWLYPDYKSYRLGTIAKRFNINLEQAHRAIFDAETTGHIAWRLVKEAHERYHLNRHNELNDHMTEGDAWKHGRPVHATLLVQNATGLKNLYKLVSRSNIEFFARVPRIPRSILEQYREGLLVGTGDTSGDVIISLIEKGIEEAEKKAAYYDYIEIQPTANYQPMIESGLIATEEKLQSILKDMVAIGDKLKKPVVVTQDVKYTNPEDKIYRNILIATQPGNPQNRTALPDLNFKTTQELLDDYSFMGIDLAKKLVIDNTHLVANMLEDIEPLKSGSYPPNIPGAGDELTDKTYRTAKQWYGEPIPKEIQARIDQELKAIIGNGFAPHYIIAQRLVAKSVKDGYLVGSRGSVGSSFVATMSGITEVNPLPPHYRSVHGDYFELVDPKEYESGYDLPEKEDPNHPGEFLIGDGQNIPFETFMGFTGNKVPDIDLNFSGDYQPIAHNYMKVLFGEHNVYRAGTIATVAEKTAFGYVKAYERDHDQHYRGAEIERLAQGMTGVKRTTGQHPGGILIVPREYEVYDFTPIQYPADDQKSLWQTTHMDYHSIHDNLLKMDILGHDDPTMVRTLKDMSGIDPQSIPANDPGVLSLFTSTEALGVTPEQIFSNTGTLGLPEFGTNFVRGMLAETQPHTYSELLQISGLSHGTDVWLGNANELIENGTATIGTVIGTRDKIMTDLINWGVPAADAFNIMEKVRKGKGITEEYQKQLREEKIPEWYIQSMLKIKYMFPRAHAAAYVLMALRIAYFKVYFPTIYYATYFSVRADAFDIVAMSRGKDATKAAIQKLKALGNDATVGDKNLLTVLEMANEALERNITFAMVDLNRSEALEWVIDGDTLIPPFVSLPGLGDNVAKQIVAARTEKPFISKEDLKKRGKVSQTIIEFMTLHSVLDELPDENQLSLFDF is encoded by the coding sequence ATGAAGTTAACGCAACAAGAACAATTACAACACTTACTTACGCATATTCAACTACCAGAAGAAATCCATCATTATTTTGATGACGGCTGTTTATCTCAAGTTGATGTTTCAGTTAGTCAAAAAATGTGGCTTTTTCATGTCGAAATTGGACAGATACTACCGGTAAATGTGTACATGCAATTTCAGCAGTATTTACGAAATGCGTTTACTAGTATAGCATTGGTTCAACTTAAAATCACCACGCCAGTGCAACAAGTTAACGAAGAAGTCGTCAACTCTTATTGGCATTTAGCGCTACAAGAATCAATTTTGAATCACGCGACAACGCAGCAACTTGCTAGCAATACGGTACTAAAGACAATTGCAACGAATCATTTTGGCGTTGCAGTCGGCGCATCAATTTTGTATCGCGCACTGACGGCTGAGGCGATTAATTCAATTACGACAGTTTATTATTCTTTTGGATTGCCAAAAGTTAAGTTGACCCCACAATTGGATGAACAACTTGAACAAGAAATTCAAGAAAATGTGGCACAACATCATGCTAAAGCGCGTGAAGATTTGCAAAAAGCAATTGTTGCCAATGAACAATCAAAGCCTAAAGTTTCCAGTGAAGGTGTTGCATTAGCTTTAGGGCGTAAGATACCTGCTGATGCTGAAATTACACGTTTGGATAGTATAGATGGTGAAGAAAATCGTGTTGTTGTAGAAGGGTATATTTTTGCGGAAGAAATAAGAGAGTTACGTTCTGGACGGAAATTACTGACGCTTAAGTTGACGGATTATTCAAGCTCGATTTCTGCAAAGAAATTTTCAAACAATGAGAATGATGAGGCCGTTTTTGACGGTTTAAAGTCTGGATTGTGGGTACGACTAAGTGGCAATATTCAAGAAGATCAGTATGCACGTGAATTGGTGATGAACATATATGATTTACAGGTCGTAGATCATGCTAATCGACAAGAAGATTATCAAGGTGAAGAAAAACATATTGAATTGCATGCCCACACTAATATGTCAGCGATGGATGCAGTTACTGATTTTTCAGGTGTTGCGAAATTAGCAAAAAGTTGGGGACAAACTGCTTTGGCTGTTACAGATACTGGTAATGTTCAGGGATTCCCTGAGGCATCAGCAGCGGGTGCAAAAAATGGTTTGAAAATGATTTATGGCATGGAAGCTAACTTGGTTGAGGATGGTGAGCCCATTGGCTTTAACTTAGATCAAACCGAATTATTGAATAAAGATACTATTTTTGTAGCTTTTGATTTGGAAACAACTGGTTTATCGGCAGTGACAGACCGTATTATTGAGTTGTCAGCGGTCAAAATGCAATTGGGTAACGTAATTGACAAGTTTTCAGAATACATTAATCCTGGATTCCCACTTTCTGAGTTCACCACCAAGTTAACTTCTATTACTGATGCTATGGTTGCTAATTCAGATACCGAAGAAAATATTATTAAACGCTTTCGCGAATGGTCTGGAAATGCGGTCTTAGTTGGACATAATGTTACTTTTGATGTTGGCTTTATGAATGCTGCTTATACGCGCTATAATCAACCGATTATCACGAATGCTATTATTGATACGTTACCATTTACACGATGGTTATACCCTGATTATAAGTCTTATAGGTTAGGTACAATTGCCAAGCGTTTCAATATTAATTTGGAACAAGCGCATCGTGCTATTTTTGATGCAGAAACCACTGGACATATCGCTTGGCGATTAGTTAAGGAAGCACACGAACGTTATCATTTAAACCGGCATAATGAGTTGAATGATCATATGACTGAAGGTGATGCCTGGAAGCATGGGCGTCCCGTGCATGCCACTCTGTTAGTTCAAAATGCTACTGGTTTGAAAAATTTATACAAACTAGTGTCTCGATCAAACATTGAGTTTTTTGCTCGGGTACCGCGCATTCCACGTTCTATATTGGAACAGTATCGCGAGGGGCTACTTGTAGGAACTGGTGATACCAGTGGTGATGTGATTATTTCTTTGATTGAAAAGGGTATTGAGGAGGCAGAGAAAAAAGCAGCATATTACGACTATATTGAAATACAACCAACGGCAAATTATCAACCGATGATTGAGTCAGGATTAATCGCAACTGAAGAAAAGTTACAGAGCATTTTAAAAGACATGGTAGCGATTGGGGATAAACTAAAAAAGCCCGTTGTAGTTACTCAAGATGTAAAGTATACAAATCCTGAAGATAAAATATATCGCAATATTTTAATCGCCACACAGCCTGGTAATCCGCAAAATCGTACAGCTTTACCAGATTTGAATTTTAAGACAACCCAGGAATTACTTGATGATTATAGTTTTATGGGTATCGATTTAGCAAAAAAGTTGGTCATTGATAATACACATTTGGTTGCTAATATGCTTGAAGATATTGAACCTTTAAAAAGTGGATCTTATCCACCAAATATTCCTGGTGCTGGTGATGAATTAACTGATAAAACTTATCGAACAGCTAAACAGTGGTATGGCGAGCCGATACCCAAAGAAATACAGGCACGTATTGATCAAGAACTGAAAGCGATTATTGGCAATGGTTTTGCGCCACACTATATCATTGCGCAAAGGTTAGTTGCTAAGTCAGTTAAGGACGGCTATTTAGTCGGTTCACGTGGATCAGTTGGCTCTTCTTTTGTAGCTACAATGTCTGGAATTACAGAAGTGAATCCACTACCACCACACTATCGTTCAGTACATGGGGACTACTTTGAATTGGTTGATCCGAAAGAATATGAATCTGGTTATGATTTGCCTGAAAAAGAAGATCCAAATCATCCAGGTGAATTTTTGATTGGGGATGGACAAAATATTCCTTTTGAAACTTTTATGGGCTTCACAGGAAATAAAGTGCCTGATATTGATTTGAATTTTTCGGGTGATTATCAACCAATTGCTCATAACTATATGAAGGTTTTGTTTGGTGAACATAATGTGTATCGCGCTGGAACCATTGCAACCGTCGCTGAAAAAACAGCATTCGGCTATGTTAAAGCTTATGAACGTGACCATGACCAACACTATCGTGGCGCTGAGATAGAGCGTTTAGCGCAGGGAATGACAGGTGTGAAACGTACTACCGGACAACATCCGGGTGGTATTTTGATTGTACCCCGTGAATATGAAGTCTATGATTTTACTCCGATTCAGTATCCTGCAGATGATCAAAAGTCACTTTGGCAAACTACGCACATGGATTATCATTCAATCCACGATAATTTGCTCAAAATGGATATATTGGGTCACGATGATCCTACAATGGTACGTACATTAAAGGATATGTCTGGTATTGACCCACAGTCAATACCTGCAAATGACCCAGGTGTATTAAGCTTGTTCACTTCAACTGAAGCTTTAGGTGTTACGCCAGAACAGATTTTTTCTAATACTGGTACACTAGGATTACCAGAGTTTGGTACAAACTTTGTGCGAGGAATGTTAGCAGAAACACAACCGCATACCTATTCAGAATTATTGCAAATTTCTGGCTTGTCACATGGTACGGATGTTTGGTTAGGCAATGCTAATGAATTAATTGAAAATGGGACGGCCACCATTGGGACAGTAATTGGAACACGTGATAAAATTATGACTGATTTGATTAATTGGGGTGTGCCTGCTGCAGATGCTTTTAATATTATGGAAAAGGTACGTAAAGGAAAAGGGATAACAGAGGAATATCAGAAGCAATTACGTGAAGAAAAAATTCCGGAATGGTATATTCAATCAATGCTTAAAATCAAATATATGTTTCCACGGGCGCATGCTGCTGCCTATGTGTTAATGGCATTGAGAATAGCGTACTTTAAGGTTTATTTTCCAACAATCTATTATGCGACTTACTTTTCTGTACGTGCCGATGCGTTTGATATTGTAGCCATGAGTCGTGGTAAAGATGCCACCAAAGCAGCTATTCAGAAGTTAAAGGCACTTGGAAATGATGCAACAGTTGGGGACAAAAACTTATTGACAGTTTTAGAAATGGCTAATGAAGCCTTAGAACGCAATATTACTTTCGCTATGGTTGATTTGAACAGGTCTGAGGCGTTAGAATGGGTAATTGATGGGGATACCTTGATTCCACCTTTCGTTTCTTTGCCGGGATTGGGTGATAACGTTGCTAAGCAAATTGTAGCTGCACGGACTGAAAAACCATTTATCAGCAAAGAAGATTTAAAGAAACGTGGTAAAGTTTCACAAACAATTATTGAGTTTATGACATTGCACTCGGTTTTAGATGAATTACCAGATGAAAATCAGTTAAGTTTGTTTGATTTTTAG
- a CDS encoding phosphate-starvation-inducible E, whose amino-acid sequence MKHEWHQKVAGYYEYVLNIMMILIGIVIFGFLIREIWNLAQMLSLKNISGHFTELAEQILIVFLFFEFLGIGREYFVKDAHISTDNFLYIGVTAIVRAMLVYHDQSYKTLMLAGAIFLLISAQAIYRYFRPKYRS is encoded by the coding sequence ATGAAACATGAATGGCATCAAAAAGTTGCTGGATATTATGAGTACGTTTTGAATATTATGATGATTTTGATTGGTATCGTAATATTTGGATTTTTAATACGTGAAATTTGGAATTTAGCACAGATGCTATCGCTCAAGAATATCTCAGGACATTTTACCGAATTAGCTGAACAAATCTTGATTGTGTTTTTGTTTTTTGAATTTTTGGGGATTGGCAGAGAGTACTTTGTCAAAGATGCCCATATTTCTACTGATAATTTCTTATATATTGGTGTGACAGCAATAGTTCGTGCTATGCTTGTATATCATGATCAATCCTATAAAACCTTAATGCTGGCAGGTGCGATATTTTTATTGATTTCAGCACAAGCTATTTATCGCTATTTTCGGCCTAAATACAGATCTTAA
- the rbsK gene encoding ribokinase: MTKNIVVLGSLNVDNIMKMPRMPLVGETMALTEVTTAPGGKGANQAVAASRQGANVSFIGAVGNDANGQFMRATLLTNGVNVDAVSTNSDVPTGSAYIMLQESGANTILIHGGANQALTIEDINTYLIAQADVVIAQFEVPLEVILAAFKIAKKNNVQTILNPAPAVYELTPELMAVTDIVLPNETEAQLLTGINVINDEGVLNRVSDALQSKGVQRSIITLGEAGSFIADGQKRWWVQPEKVDAQDTTAAGDTFIGTLASVIAPDFSNLDDAVQRANIASAIAVTRPGAIPSIPTDKEVDNY; this comes from the coding sequence ATGACTAAAAACATTGTCGTACTCGGCAGCTTGAATGTCGATAATATTATGAAAATGCCACGTATGCCACTTGTTGGCGAAACGATGGCGCTTACTGAAGTAACAACAGCACCAGGCGGTAAAGGTGCAAATCAGGCAGTTGCTGCATCACGACAAGGAGCAAATGTTTCGTTTATTGGTGCTGTTGGGAATGATGCGAATGGGCAGTTTATGAGAGCTACACTGCTCACTAATGGTGTCAACGTGGACGCAGTATCAACAAATAGTGATGTGCCAACTGGGTCAGCATACATTATGTTGCAAGAGAGCGGTGCAAATACAATATTAATTCATGGTGGGGCAAATCAAGCTTTAACGATTGAGGATATAAATACATACTTAATTGCTCAAGCGGATGTGGTAATTGCACAATTTGAAGTACCACTCGAAGTTATTTTGGCGGCATTCAAAATTGCGAAAAAAAATAATGTACAAACAATTCTAAATCCAGCTCCGGCTGTTTATGAACTTACGCCAGAACTAATGGCTGTTACTGATATTGTGCTTCCAAATGAAACAGAAGCGCAATTATTGACAGGCATCAATGTTATCAATGATGAGGGTGTTTTAAACCGAGTTAGCGATGCCTTACAATCAAAGGGAGTTCAACGAAGCATTATCACATTAGGGGAAGCAGGCTCATTTATCGCTGATGGTCAAAAAAGATGGTGGGTACAACCTGAAAAGGTAGATGCACAAGATACTACCGCGGCAGGTGACACTTTTATTGGTACATTAGCTAGTGTCATAGCACCTGATTTTAGTAATTTAGATGATGCCGTGCAGCGGGCTAACATTGCTAGCGCAATTGCTGTAACACGTCCAGGTGCGATTCCTTCCATTCCTACAGACAAAGAGGTTGATAACTATTGA